Proteins encoded together in one Orcinus orca chromosome 13, mOrcOrc1.1, whole genome shotgun sequence window:
- the FAM161A gene encoding protein FAM161A isoform X1, translated as MAASHRAAKLAASSLQTPVNPSTGARVTHYERKDPVESLSAAAAAVEETEEEEEEATGLARAPADFNTNISGVNEQKRISCEDFVDLSDIYHSNEEYFRKLEELKAAHMETMAKLEKMYQNKLNLKEVRLAITMEEAASVSSRSVSEKSSHHPVSLMTSISEPDLGQSSSLIVSSSEDELPNVEKEYSEKSKMMTYAKELINNMWTNFSVEDYIQFEDADLPALEKKKKKPKEWVPKITVPEPFQMMIREQKKKEENMKSKSDIEMARKLLKKQEEESECKKKFRANPVPAFVFLPLYHDIVKQNEERRRSMKEKNKEALLASQKPFKFIAREEQKQIREKQLKDFFKSKKKTNQFKARPIPRSTYDSTVNDKLTEEELYRNIRTQQRTQDFLQNSSPLPCSPARRSYATRKPKCPEQAEKSKCKHKVRCQTADTEDLPERYKKHHSEQKCPKPLTVCEPSDLHSASHASTEREKILADIEADEENLKETRWPYLSPRHWSPVRSRNAKPVPCSCNPPMPTVSSRGREQATRRSLEEKKMLEEERNRILTKQKQRMKELQKLLTTRAKAYDSHQSLAQMSKSRVKSLRKSEKERMREYRRELEEREEKLKNRPLLFERVAQKNARMAAEKHYSNTLKALGISDEFVSKKGQSGKIFEYFSNQEMKSFTEDKESFNEEKIEERENGEENYLTDTNSQDSCKETGKADEESGEENCVEE; from the exons GCTGATTTTAACACCAACATTTCTGGGGTAAATGAACAAAAACGTATAAGCTGTGAGGATTTTGTGGACCTTTCTGATATTTACCACTCTAATGAAGAGTACTTCAGGAAACTAGAAGAGCTGAAGGCAGCCCACATGGAAACTATGGCAAAGTTAGAGAAAATGTAccagaataaattaaatttaaaggaaGTTCGGCTAGCAATCACCATGGAAGAAGCCGCTAGTGTCTCTTCCAG GTCTGTATCAGAAAAGAGCTCCCATCATCCTGTTTCATTAATGACATCAATTTCAGAGCCTGATTTAGGTCAGTCTTCCTCCTTGATTGTGTCTTCCTCTGAAGATGAGTTGCCCAACGTAGAAAAAGAGTATtctgagaaaagcaaaatgatGACCTATGCTAAGGAGCTCATCAACAACATGTGGACAAACTTCTCTGTTGAAGATTATATTCAGTTTGAAGATGCTGACTTGCCAGCactcgaaaaaaaaaaaaagaagccaaaagaATGGGTGCCAAAGATTACAGTACCTGAGCCTTTTCAAATGATGATTagagagcagaagaaaaaagaagagaacatgaAATCTAAATCAGATATTGAAATGGCACGCAAActgctcaagaaacaagaagaagaaTCAGAGTGTAAGAAAAAATTCCGAGCCAACCCAGTTCCTGCGTTCGTCTTTCTCCCCCTTTATCATGATAtagtcaagcaaaatgaagaacGGAGGAGGtctatgaaggagaaaaacaaagaagctcTTTTGGCCTCGCAAAAGCCGTTTAAGTTTATTGCAAGGGAGGAACAGAAGCAAATTCGGGAAAAGCAGCTGAAAGACTTTTTTaagtctaaaaagaaaacaaaccaatttAAAGCCAGACCGATACCTCGATCTACTTATGATTCAACTGTCAATGACAAGTTAACAGAAGAAGAGCTCTATAGAAACATTAGGACGCAGCAGAGAACCCAAGACTTTTTACAGAATTCATCCCCTCTGCCTTGTAGTCCAGCTCGCAGAAGTTATGCTACAAGGAAGCCCAAGTGTCCTGAACAGGCTGAAAAGTCCAAGTGTAAACACAAGGTTAGGTGCCAGACTGCTGATACTGAAGACCTTCCTGAGAGATATAAGAAACATCACTCAGAACAGAAGTGTCCAAAACCCCTGACAGTCTGCGAACCATCTGACCTTCATTCAGCCTCACATGCATCCactgaaagagagaaaatcttGGCAGATATTGAAGCagatgaagaaaatttaaaagaaacacgTTGGCCTTATCTGTCTCCAAGGCACTGGTCACCAGTTAGAAGTAGAAATGCAAAACCTGTGCCTTGTAGCTGCAACCCTCCCATGCCCACGGTGTCCTCCAGGGGAAGAGAACAAGCCACAAG GAGATCActtgaggaaaagaaaatgttggaagaagagagaaatcgGATCCTAACTAAGCAGAagcaaagaatgaaagaattgcAGAAACTCTTGACAACCCGGGCTAAGGCTTATGACTCACATCAGAGTTTAGCTCAAATGTCTAAATCCAGAGTAAAATCTCTCAG aaagagtgaaaaagaaaggatgaGAGAATACCGACGAGAactagaagaaagagaagaaaaattaaaaaacaggccGCTGCTATTTGAAAGAGTTGCTCAG AAAAATGCAAGAATGGCAGCAGAAAAGCATTATTCTAACACCTTAAAAGCACTAGGAATATCTGATGAGTTTGTTTCAAAGAAAGGCCaaagtggaaaaatatttgagTACTTCAGCAATCAAGAGATGAAAAGTTTCACTGAAGATAAAGAAAG ctttaatgaagagaaaatagaagaaagagagaatggggaagaaaattATCTTACTGATACCAACAGCCAAGATTCTTGCAAGGAAACAGGTAAAGCTGATGAAGAGAGTGGAGAAGAGAATTGTGTTGAAGAATAA
- the FAM161A gene encoding protein FAM161A isoform X2, which translates to MAASHRAAKLAASSLQTPVNPSTGARVTHYERKDPVESLSAAAAAVEETEEEEEEATGLARAPADFNTNISGVNEQKRISCEDFVDLSDIYHSNEEYFRKLEELKAAHMETMAKLEKMYQNKLNLKEVRLAITMEEAASVSSRSVSEKSSHHPVSLMTSISEPDLGQSSSLIVSSSEDELPNVEKEYSEKSKMMTYAKELINNMWTNFSVEDYIQFEDADLPALEKKKKKPKEWVPKITVPEPFQMMIREQKKKEENMKSKSDIEMARKLLKKQEEESECKKKFRANPVPAFVFLPLYHDIVKQNEERRRSMKEKNKEALLASQKPFKFIAREEQKQIREKQLKDFFKSKKKTNQFKARPIPRSTYDSTVNDKLTEEELYRNIRTQQRTQDFLQNSSPLPCSPARRSYATRKPKCPEQAEKSKCKHKVRCQTADTEDLPERYKKHHSEQKCPKPLTVCEPSDLHSASHASTEREKILADIEADEENLKETRWPYLSPRHWSPVRSRNAKPVPCSCNPPMPTVSSRGREQATRKSEKERMREYRRELEEREEKLKNRPLLFERVAQKNARMAAEKHYSNTLKALGISDEFVSKKGQSGKIFEYFSNQEMKSFTEDKESFNEEKIEERENGEENYLTDTNSQDSCKETGKADEESGEENCVEE; encoded by the exons GCTGATTTTAACACCAACATTTCTGGGGTAAATGAACAAAAACGTATAAGCTGTGAGGATTTTGTGGACCTTTCTGATATTTACCACTCTAATGAAGAGTACTTCAGGAAACTAGAAGAGCTGAAGGCAGCCCACATGGAAACTATGGCAAAGTTAGAGAAAATGTAccagaataaattaaatttaaaggaaGTTCGGCTAGCAATCACCATGGAAGAAGCCGCTAGTGTCTCTTCCAG GTCTGTATCAGAAAAGAGCTCCCATCATCCTGTTTCATTAATGACATCAATTTCAGAGCCTGATTTAGGTCAGTCTTCCTCCTTGATTGTGTCTTCCTCTGAAGATGAGTTGCCCAACGTAGAAAAAGAGTATtctgagaaaagcaaaatgatGACCTATGCTAAGGAGCTCATCAACAACATGTGGACAAACTTCTCTGTTGAAGATTATATTCAGTTTGAAGATGCTGACTTGCCAGCactcgaaaaaaaaaaaaagaagccaaaagaATGGGTGCCAAAGATTACAGTACCTGAGCCTTTTCAAATGATGATTagagagcagaagaaaaaagaagagaacatgaAATCTAAATCAGATATTGAAATGGCACGCAAActgctcaagaaacaagaagaagaaTCAGAGTGTAAGAAAAAATTCCGAGCCAACCCAGTTCCTGCGTTCGTCTTTCTCCCCCTTTATCATGATAtagtcaagcaaaatgaagaacGGAGGAGGtctatgaaggagaaaaacaaagaagctcTTTTGGCCTCGCAAAAGCCGTTTAAGTTTATTGCAAGGGAGGAACAGAAGCAAATTCGGGAAAAGCAGCTGAAAGACTTTTTTaagtctaaaaagaaaacaaaccaatttAAAGCCAGACCGATACCTCGATCTACTTATGATTCAACTGTCAATGACAAGTTAACAGAAGAAGAGCTCTATAGAAACATTAGGACGCAGCAGAGAACCCAAGACTTTTTACAGAATTCATCCCCTCTGCCTTGTAGTCCAGCTCGCAGAAGTTATGCTACAAGGAAGCCCAAGTGTCCTGAACAGGCTGAAAAGTCCAAGTGTAAACACAAGGTTAGGTGCCAGACTGCTGATACTGAAGACCTTCCTGAGAGATATAAGAAACATCACTCAGAACAGAAGTGTCCAAAACCCCTGACAGTCTGCGAACCATCTGACCTTCATTCAGCCTCACATGCATCCactgaaagagagaaaatcttGGCAGATATTGAAGCagatgaagaaaatttaaaagaaacacgTTGGCCTTATCTGTCTCCAAGGCACTGGTCACCAGTTAGAAGTAGAAATGCAAAACCTGTGCCTTGTAGCTGCAACCCTCCCATGCCCACGGTGTCCTCCAGGGGAAGAGAACAAGCCACAAG aaagagtgaaaaagaaaggatgaGAGAATACCGACGAGAactagaagaaagagaagaaaaattaaaaaacaggccGCTGCTATTTGAAAGAGTTGCTCAG AAAAATGCAAGAATGGCAGCAGAAAAGCATTATTCTAACACCTTAAAAGCACTAGGAATATCTGATGAGTTTGTTTCAAAGAAAGGCCaaagtggaaaaatatttgagTACTTCAGCAATCAAGAGATGAAAAGTTTCACTGAAGATAAAGAAAG ctttaatgaagagaaaatagaagaaagagagaatggggaagaaaattATCTTACTGATACCAACAGCCAAGATTCTTGCAAGGAAACAGGTAAAGCTGATGAAGAGAGTGGAGAAGAGAATTGTGTTGAAGAATAA